The Manis javanica isolate MJ-LG chromosome 4, MJ_LKY, whole genome shotgun sequence genome contains a region encoding:
- the CNKSR1 gene encoding connector enhancer of kinase suppressor of ras 1 isoform X3, with product MEPVATWTPEKVATWLRGLDDSLQDYPFEGWELPGKYLLQLCPHSLEALTVWPLGHQELILQGVEQLQALSSGLQTQNLRSLTERLLEKTRALQSLVQDHLWSAEPPANVLSKAVELVHAAHTLLFWLNRYLFSHLNDFSACQEIGELCGELGQALQEDIPAAEKESKVLRICSHVAGICHHILSYSPYELLEQRAVLERVQLDDPLGLEIHTTSNCLHFVTQVGTQVPTNSGLQILPGDEIVQVNEQVVVGWPHKNVVRELLREPARVSLVLKKVPVPETPPQTPPQALGSPHLRTPLLTPQSPRSPSEDIFAFNLTSNPSPGPSSAWTAIFKPRPGGSTSLDPEACLPILPASPAKFPAGAAETQEPPEHPDESPVPGRKKSKGVATRLSRRRVSCRELGRPDCDGWLLLRKVASGFMGPRWRRCWFVLKGHTLYWYHQPQDEKAEGLINVSNYSLESGQDQKKKYVFQLTHDVYKPFIFAADTLADLSMWVRHLITCISKYQSPGGAPPSREEDCYSETEAEDPDDEAGSRSASPSPARAWSPLRGDTSPVATPTQGSPRTSFGPLTDNSEGALEGMVWGLKQGGVSLLGQLQPLTHEQWRSSFMRRNQDPRLNERVHRVRALQSTLKAKLQELQALEEVLGDPELTGEKFRRWKEQNQELYSEGLGAWGVVRAESTSQVTASNSRIQSSQPMPSDPEEHSHLCSLTPESNRQPPGL from the exons ATGGAGCCAGTAGCGACCTGGACCCCCGAGAAGGTGGCAACTTGGCTGAGAG GCCTTGATGATTCCCTGCAGGACTATCCCTTTGAGGGCTGGGAGCTACCTGGCAAGTACCTGCTCcagctctgtccccacagccttGAGGCTCTGACTGTGTGGCCTCTGGGCCACCAGGAGCTAATCCTGCAAGGGGTGGAACAGCTCCAGGCCCTA AGCTCCGGGCTACAGACACAGAACCTACGGAGCCTGACAGAGAGGCTGCTGGAGAAGACCCGTGCCCTCCAGAGCTTAGTGCAGGACCACCTGTGGAGTGCCGAGCCCCCAGCCAATGTCCTCAGCAAAGCTGTGGAGCTGGTGCATGCGGCCCATACCCTCCTCTTCTGGCTCAACAG GTACCTCTTCTCCCACTTAAACGACTTCTCAGCCTGCCAGGAGATTGGGGAGTTGTGTGGGGAGCTGGGCCAGGCCTTGCAGGAG gaCATTCCAGCGGCTGAGAAGGAGAGCAAAGTCCTGAGGAtt TGCAGCCACGTAGCTGGGATCTGCCACCACATCCTGAGCTACAGCCCCTATGAGCTGCTGGAACAGAGGGCCGTGCTAGAGCGCGTTCAGCTGGATGATCCTTTG GGCCTGGAAATCCACACCACCAGCAACTGCCTACACTTCGTGACCCAAGTAGGCACCCAG gtCCCCACCAACTCCGGGCTGCAGATCCTGCCTGGAGACGAGATTGTCCAGGTCAACGAGCAGGTGGTG GTGGGCTGGCCCCATAAGAACGTGGTGAGGGAGCTGCTGCGGGAGCCAGCCAGGGTCAGCCTAGTGCTAAAGAAGGTGCCCGTGCCGGAGACCCCTCCACAG ACCCCGCCTCAGGCCCTGGGCTCCCCACACCTGAGGACACCATTGCTGACCCCACAGTCTCCCAG GTCCCCATCTGAAGATATCTTTGCTTTCAACCTGACTTCAAACCCAAGTCCTGGACCCAGTTCTGCCTGGACAGCTATTTTCAAACCCCGACCAGGTG GTTCTACCTCCCTTGACCCTGAGGCCTGTCTGCCCATCCTCCCTGCGTCCCCAGCCAAATTCCCAGCAGGGGCAGCAGAGACCCAGGAGCCCCCAGAACACCCTGACGAG AGTCCTGTCCCTGGTCGGAAGAAATCAAAAG GCGTGGCGACGCGACTGAGCCGCCGGCGGGTGTCATGCCGGGAGCTGGGCCGGCCGGACTGCGACGGCTGGCTTCTGCTGCGCAAGGTGGCCAGTGGCTTCATGGGCCCACGCTGGCGCCGCTGCTGGTTTGTACTCAAGGGACACACACTCTACTGGTACCACCAGCCCCAG GATGAGAAGGCAGAGGGCCTCATCAATGTCTCCAACTACAGTCTGGAAAGTGGACAGgatcagaagaaaaaata TGTGTTCCAGCTCACCCATGATGTGTACAAACCCTTCATCTTCGCTGCTGATACCCTAGCAGATTTGAGCAT GTGGGTGCGCCATCTCATTACCTGCATTTCCAAGTACCAGTCTCCAGGTGGGGCCCCTCCTTCCCGAGAGGAAG ACTGCTACAGTGAGACAGAAGCAGAAGACCCGGATGATGAGGCTGGCTCTCGCTCAGCTTCG cccagcccagcccgaGCTTGGAGTCCACTCCGTGGAGACACATCACCTGTAGccacccccacccagggcagCCCACGGACCTCCTTTGGCCCTCTAACAG ACAACAGTGAAGGGGCCCTGGAAGGAATGGTATGGGGGCTGAAGCAGGGTGGTGTGTCCCTCCTGGGCCAGCTGCAGCCTCTCACCCATGAACAATGGCGGAGCTCTTTCATGCGCCGCAACCAAGACCCCCGGCTCAATGAGCGAGTGCACCGTGTGCGGGCACTGCAGAGCACACTCAAG GCAAAACTGCAGGAGCTGCAGGCCTTGGAGGAAGTGCTAGGAGACCCTGAGCTGACCGGAGAGAAGTTCCGACGGTGGAAGGAACAGAACCAGGAGCTCTATTCAgagggcctgggggcctggggggtGGTACGGGCCGAGAGCACCTCCCAAGTCACAGCCTC
- the CNKSR1 gene encoding connector enhancer of kinase suppressor of ras 1 isoform X1 yields the protein MEPVATWTPEKVATWLRGLDDSLQDYPFEGWELPGKYLLQLCPHSLEALTVWPLGHQELILQGVEQLQALSSGLQTQNLRSLTERLLEKTRALQSLVQDHLWSAEPPANVLSKAVELVHAAHTLLFWLNRYLFSHLNDFSACQEIGELCGELGQALQEDIPAAEKESKVLRICSHVAGICHHILSYSPYELLEQRAVLERVQLDDPLGLEIHTTSNCLHFVTQVGTQVPTNSGLQILPGDEIVQVNEQVVVGWPHKNVVRELLREPARVSLVLKKVPVPETPPQTPPQALGSPHLRTPLLTPQSPRSPSEDIFAFNLTSNPSPGPSSAWTAIFKPRPGGSTSLDPEACLPILPASPAKFPAGAAETQEPPEHPDESPVPGRKKSKGVATRLSRRRVSCRELGRPDCDGWLLLRKVASGFMGPRWRRCWFVLKGHTLYWYHQPQDEKAEGLINVSNYSLESGQDQKKKYVFQLTHDVYKPFIFAADTLADLSIVALRIKLHHMNENPLAYSKWKLPLRPICPSTDCYSETEAEDPDDEAGSRSASPSPARAWSPLRGDTSPVATPTQGSPRTSFGPLTDNSEGALEGMVWGLKQGGVSLLGQLQPLTHEQWRSSFMRRNQDPRLNERVHRVRALQSTLKAKLQELQALEEVLGDPELTGEKFRRWKEQNQELYSEGLGAWGVVRAESTSQVTASNSRIQSSQPMPSDPEEHSHLCSLTPESNRQPPGL from the exons ATGGAGCCAGTAGCGACCTGGACCCCCGAGAAGGTGGCAACTTGGCTGAGAG GCCTTGATGATTCCCTGCAGGACTATCCCTTTGAGGGCTGGGAGCTACCTGGCAAGTACCTGCTCcagctctgtccccacagccttGAGGCTCTGACTGTGTGGCCTCTGGGCCACCAGGAGCTAATCCTGCAAGGGGTGGAACAGCTCCAGGCCCTA AGCTCCGGGCTACAGACACAGAACCTACGGAGCCTGACAGAGAGGCTGCTGGAGAAGACCCGTGCCCTCCAGAGCTTAGTGCAGGACCACCTGTGGAGTGCCGAGCCCCCAGCCAATGTCCTCAGCAAAGCTGTGGAGCTGGTGCATGCGGCCCATACCCTCCTCTTCTGGCTCAACAG GTACCTCTTCTCCCACTTAAACGACTTCTCAGCCTGCCAGGAGATTGGGGAGTTGTGTGGGGAGCTGGGCCAGGCCTTGCAGGAG gaCATTCCAGCGGCTGAGAAGGAGAGCAAAGTCCTGAGGAtt TGCAGCCACGTAGCTGGGATCTGCCACCACATCCTGAGCTACAGCCCCTATGAGCTGCTGGAACAGAGGGCCGTGCTAGAGCGCGTTCAGCTGGATGATCCTTTG GGCCTGGAAATCCACACCACCAGCAACTGCCTACACTTCGTGACCCAAGTAGGCACCCAG gtCCCCACCAACTCCGGGCTGCAGATCCTGCCTGGAGACGAGATTGTCCAGGTCAACGAGCAGGTGGTG GTGGGCTGGCCCCATAAGAACGTGGTGAGGGAGCTGCTGCGGGAGCCAGCCAGGGTCAGCCTAGTGCTAAAGAAGGTGCCCGTGCCGGAGACCCCTCCACAG ACCCCGCCTCAGGCCCTGGGCTCCCCACACCTGAGGACACCATTGCTGACCCCACAGTCTCCCAG GTCCCCATCTGAAGATATCTTTGCTTTCAACCTGACTTCAAACCCAAGTCCTGGACCCAGTTCTGCCTGGACAGCTATTTTCAAACCCCGACCAGGTG GTTCTACCTCCCTTGACCCTGAGGCCTGTCTGCCCATCCTCCCTGCGTCCCCAGCCAAATTCCCAGCAGGGGCAGCAGAGACCCAGGAGCCCCCAGAACACCCTGACGAG AGTCCTGTCCCTGGTCGGAAGAAATCAAAAG GCGTGGCGACGCGACTGAGCCGCCGGCGGGTGTCATGCCGGGAGCTGGGCCGGCCGGACTGCGACGGCTGGCTTCTGCTGCGCAAGGTGGCCAGTGGCTTCATGGGCCCACGCTGGCGCCGCTGCTGGTTTGTACTCAAGGGACACACACTCTACTGGTACCACCAGCCCCAG GATGAGAAGGCAGAGGGCCTCATCAATGTCTCCAACTACAGTCTGGAAAGTGGACAGgatcagaagaaaaaata TGTGTTCCAGCTCACCCATGATGTGTACAAACCCTTCATCTTCGCTGCTGATACCCTAGCAGATTTGAGCAT AGTTGCTCTGAGGATTAAATTACATCACATGAATGAAAATCCCCTGGCATACAGTAAATGGAAACTCCCCCTGAGACCCATTTGCCCCTCCACAG ACTGCTACAGTGAGACAGAAGCAGAAGACCCGGATGATGAGGCTGGCTCTCGCTCAGCTTCG cccagcccagcccgaGCTTGGAGTCCACTCCGTGGAGACACATCACCTGTAGccacccccacccagggcagCCCACGGACCTCCTTTGGCCCTCTAACAG ACAACAGTGAAGGGGCCCTGGAAGGAATGGTATGGGGGCTGAAGCAGGGTGGTGTGTCCCTCCTGGGCCAGCTGCAGCCTCTCACCCATGAACAATGGCGGAGCTCTTTCATGCGCCGCAACCAAGACCCCCGGCTCAATGAGCGAGTGCACCGTGTGCGGGCACTGCAGAGCACACTCAAG GCAAAACTGCAGGAGCTGCAGGCCTTGGAGGAAGTGCTAGGAGACCCTGAGCTGACCGGAGAGAAGTTCCGACGGTGGAAGGAACAGAACCAGGAGCTCTATTCAgagggcctgggggcctggggggtGGTACGGGCCGAGAGCACCTCCCAAGTCACAGCCTC
- the CNKSR1 gene encoding connector enhancer of kinase suppressor of ras 1 isoform X5, which yields MEPVATWTPEKVATWLRGLDDSLQDYPFEGWELPGKYLLQLCPHSLEALTVWPLGHQELILQGVEQLQALSSGLQTQNLRSLTERLLEKTRALQSLVQDHLWSAEPPANVLSKAVELVHAAHTLLFWLNRYLFSHLNDFSACQEIGELCGELGQALQEDIPAAEKESKVLRICSHVAGICHHILSYSPYELLEQRAVLERVQLDDPLGLEIHTTSNCLHFVTQVGTQVPTNSGLQILPGDEIVQVNEQVVVGWPHKNVVRELLREPARVSLVLKKVPVPETPPQTPPQALGSPHLRTPLLTPQSPRSPSEDIFAFNLTSNPSPGPSSAWTAIFKPRPGGSTSLDPEACLPILPASPAKFPAGAAETQEPPEHPDESPVPGRKKSKGVATRLSRRRVSCRELGRPDCDGWLLLRKVASGFMGPRWRRCWFVLKGHTLYWYHQPQDEKAEGLINVSNYSLESGQDQKKKYVFQLTHDVYKPFIFAADTLADLSMWVRHLITCISKYQSPDCYSETEAEDPDDEAGSRSASPSPARAWSPLRGDTSPVATPTQGSPRTSFGPLTDNSEGALEGMVWGLKQGGVSLLGQLQPLTHEQWRSSFMRRNQDPRLNERVHRVRALQSTLKAKLQELQALEEVLGDPELTGEKFRRWKEQNQELYSEGLGAWGVVRAESTSQVTASNSRIQSSQPMPSDPEEHSHLCSLTPESNRQPPGL from the exons ATGGAGCCAGTAGCGACCTGGACCCCCGAGAAGGTGGCAACTTGGCTGAGAG GCCTTGATGATTCCCTGCAGGACTATCCCTTTGAGGGCTGGGAGCTACCTGGCAAGTACCTGCTCcagctctgtccccacagccttGAGGCTCTGACTGTGTGGCCTCTGGGCCACCAGGAGCTAATCCTGCAAGGGGTGGAACAGCTCCAGGCCCTA AGCTCCGGGCTACAGACACAGAACCTACGGAGCCTGACAGAGAGGCTGCTGGAGAAGACCCGTGCCCTCCAGAGCTTAGTGCAGGACCACCTGTGGAGTGCCGAGCCCCCAGCCAATGTCCTCAGCAAAGCTGTGGAGCTGGTGCATGCGGCCCATACCCTCCTCTTCTGGCTCAACAG GTACCTCTTCTCCCACTTAAACGACTTCTCAGCCTGCCAGGAGATTGGGGAGTTGTGTGGGGAGCTGGGCCAGGCCTTGCAGGAG gaCATTCCAGCGGCTGAGAAGGAGAGCAAAGTCCTGAGGAtt TGCAGCCACGTAGCTGGGATCTGCCACCACATCCTGAGCTACAGCCCCTATGAGCTGCTGGAACAGAGGGCCGTGCTAGAGCGCGTTCAGCTGGATGATCCTTTG GGCCTGGAAATCCACACCACCAGCAACTGCCTACACTTCGTGACCCAAGTAGGCACCCAG gtCCCCACCAACTCCGGGCTGCAGATCCTGCCTGGAGACGAGATTGTCCAGGTCAACGAGCAGGTGGTG GTGGGCTGGCCCCATAAGAACGTGGTGAGGGAGCTGCTGCGGGAGCCAGCCAGGGTCAGCCTAGTGCTAAAGAAGGTGCCCGTGCCGGAGACCCCTCCACAG ACCCCGCCTCAGGCCCTGGGCTCCCCACACCTGAGGACACCATTGCTGACCCCACAGTCTCCCAG GTCCCCATCTGAAGATATCTTTGCTTTCAACCTGACTTCAAACCCAAGTCCTGGACCCAGTTCTGCCTGGACAGCTATTTTCAAACCCCGACCAGGTG GTTCTACCTCCCTTGACCCTGAGGCCTGTCTGCCCATCCTCCCTGCGTCCCCAGCCAAATTCCCAGCAGGGGCAGCAGAGACCCAGGAGCCCCCAGAACACCCTGACGAG AGTCCTGTCCCTGGTCGGAAGAAATCAAAAG GCGTGGCGACGCGACTGAGCCGCCGGCGGGTGTCATGCCGGGAGCTGGGCCGGCCGGACTGCGACGGCTGGCTTCTGCTGCGCAAGGTGGCCAGTGGCTTCATGGGCCCACGCTGGCGCCGCTGCTGGTTTGTACTCAAGGGACACACACTCTACTGGTACCACCAGCCCCAG GATGAGAAGGCAGAGGGCCTCATCAATGTCTCCAACTACAGTCTGGAAAGTGGACAGgatcagaagaaaaaata TGTGTTCCAGCTCACCCATGATGTGTACAAACCCTTCATCTTCGCTGCTGATACCCTAGCAGATTTGAGCAT GTGGGTGCGCCATCTCATTACCTGCATTTCCAAGTACCAGTCTCCAG ACTGCTACAGTGAGACAGAAGCAGAAGACCCGGATGATGAGGCTGGCTCTCGCTCAGCTTCG cccagcccagcccgaGCTTGGAGTCCACTCCGTGGAGACACATCACCTGTAGccacccccacccagggcagCCCACGGACCTCCTTTGGCCCTCTAACAG ACAACAGTGAAGGGGCCCTGGAAGGAATGGTATGGGGGCTGAAGCAGGGTGGTGTGTCCCTCCTGGGCCAGCTGCAGCCTCTCACCCATGAACAATGGCGGAGCTCTTTCATGCGCCGCAACCAAGACCCCCGGCTCAATGAGCGAGTGCACCGTGTGCGGGCACTGCAGAGCACACTCAAG GCAAAACTGCAGGAGCTGCAGGCCTTGGAGGAAGTGCTAGGAGACCCTGAGCTGACCGGAGAGAAGTTCCGACGGTGGAAGGAACAGAACCAGGAGCTCTATTCAgagggcctgggggcctggggggtGGTACGGGCCGAGAGCACCTCCCAAGTCACAGCCTC
- the CNKSR1 gene encoding connector enhancer of kinase suppressor of ras 1 isoform X4: protein MEPVATWTPEKVATWLRGLDDSLQDYPFEGWELPGKYLLQLCPHSLEALTVWPLGHQELILQGVEQLQALSSGLQTQNLRSLTERLLEKTRALQSLVQDHLWSAEPPANVLSKAVELVHAAHTLLFWLNRYLFSHLNDFSACQEIGELCGELGQALQEDIPAAEKESKVLRICSHVAGICHHILSYSPYELLEQRAVLERVQLDDPLGLEIHTTSNCLHFVTQVGTQVPTNSGLQILPGDEIVQVNEQVVVGWPHKNVVRELLREPARVSLVLKKVPVPETPPQTPPQALGSPHLRTPLLTPQSPRSPSEDIFAFNLTSNPSPGPSSAWTAIFKPRPGSTSLDPEACLPILPASPAKFPAGAAETQEPPEHPDESPVPGRKKSKGVATRLSRRRVSCRELGRPDCDGWLLLRKVASGFMGPRWRRCWFVLKGHTLYWYHQPQDEKAEGLINVSNYSLESGQDQKKKYVFQLTHDVYKPFIFAADTLADLSMWVRHLITCISKYQSPGGAPPSREEDCYSETEAEDPDDEAGSRSASPSPARAWSPLRGDTSPVATPTQGSPRTSFGPLTDNSEGALEGMVWGLKQGGVSLLGQLQPLTHEQWRSSFMRRNQDPRLNERVHRVRALQSTLKAKLQELQALEEVLGDPELTGEKFRRWKEQNQELYSEGLGAWGVVRAESTSQVTASNSRIQSSQPMPSDPEEHSHLCSLTPESNRQPPGL from the exons ATGGAGCCAGTAGCGACCTGGACCCCCGAGAAGGTGGCAACTTGGCTGAGAG GCCTTGATGATTCCCTGCAGGACTATCCCTTTGAGGGCTGGGAGCTACCTGGCAAGTACCTGCTCcagctctgtccccacagccttGAGGCTCTGACTGTGTGGCCTCTGGGCCACCAGGAGCTAATCCTGCAAGGGGTGGAACAGCTCCAGGCCCTA AGCTCCGGGCTACAGACACAGAACCTACGGAGCCTGACAGAGAGGCTGCTGGAGAAGACCCGTGCCCTCCAGAGCTTAGTGCAGGACCACCTGTGGAGTGCCGAGCCCCCAGCCAATGTCCTCAGCAAAGCTGTGGAGCTGGTGCATGCGGCCCATACCCTCCTCTTCTGGCTCAACAG GTACCTCTTCTCCCACTTAAACGACTTCTCAGCCTGCCAGGAGATTGGGGAGTTGTGTGGGGAGCTGGGCCAGGCCTTGCAGGAG gaCATTCCAGCGGCTGAGAAGGAGAGCAAAGTCCTGAGGAtt TGCAGCCACGTAGCTGGGATCTGCCACCACATCCTGAGCTACAGCCCCTATGAGCTGCTGGAACAGAGGGCCGTGCTAGAGCGCGTTCAGCTGGATGATCCTTTG GGCCTGGAAATCCACACCACCAGCAACTGCCTACACTTCGTGACCCAAGTAGGCACCCAG gtCCCCACCAACTCCGGGCTGCAGATCCTGCCTGGAGACGAGATTGTCCAGGTCAACGAGCAGGTGGTG GTGGGCTGGCCCCATAAGAACGTGGTGAGGGAGCTGCTGCGGGAGCCAGCCAGGGTCAGCCTAGTGCTAAAGAAGGTGCCCGTGCCGGAGACCCCTCCACAG ACCCCGCCTCAGGCCCTGGGCTCCCCACACCTGAGGACACCATTGCTGACCCCACAGTCTCCCAG GTCCCCATCTGAAGATATCTTTGCTTTCAACCTGACTTCAAACCCAAGTCCTGGACCCAGTTCTGCCTGGACAGCTATTTTCAAACCCCGACCAG GTTCTACCTCCCTTGACCCTGAGGCCTGTCTGCCCATCCTCCCTGCGTCCCCAGCCAAATTCCCAGCAGGGGCAGCAGAGACCCAGGAGCCCCCAGAACACCCTGACGAG AGTCCTGTCCCTGGTCGGAAGAAATCAAAAG GCGTGGCGACGCGACTGAGCCGCCGGCGGGTGTCATGCCGGGAGCTGGGCCGGCCGGACTGCGACGGCTGGCTTCTGCTGCGCAAGGTGGCCAGTGGCTTCATGGGCCCACGCTGGCGCCGCTGCTGGTTTGTACTCAAGGGACACACACTCTACTGGTACCACCAGCCCCAG GATGAGAAGGCAGAGGGCCTCATCAATGTCTCCAACTACAGTCTGGAAAGTGGACAGgatcagaagaaaaaata TGTGTTCCAGCTCACCCATGATGTGTACAAACCCTTCATCTTCGCTGCTGATACCCTAGCAGATTTGAGCAT GTGGGTGCGCCATCTCATTACCTGCATTTCCAAGTACCAGTCTCCAGGTGGGGCCCCTCCTTCCCGAGAGGAAG ACTGCTACAGTGAGACAGAAGCAGAAGACCCGGATGATGAGGCTGGCTCTCGCTCAGCTTCG cccagcccagcccgaGCTTGGAGTCCACTCCGTGGAGACACATCACCTGTAGccacccccacccagggcagCCCACGGACCTCCTTTGGCCCTCTAACAG ACAACAGTGAAGGGGCCCTGGAAGGAATGGTATGGGGGCTGAAGCAGGGTGGTGTGTCCCTCCTGGGCCAGCTGCAGCCTCTCACCCATGAACAATGGCGGAGCTCTTTCATGCGCCGCAACCAAGACCCCCGGCTCAATGAGCGAGTGCACCGTGTGCGGGCACTGCAGAGCACACTCAAG GCAAAACTGCAGGAGCTGCAGGCCTTGGAGGAAGTGCTAGGAGACCCTGAGCTGACCGGAGAGAAGTTCCGACGGTGGAAGGAACAGAACCAGGAGCTCTATTCAgagggcctgggggcctggggggtGGTACGGGCCGAGAGCACCTCCCAAGTCACAGCCTC
- the CNKSR1 gene encoding connector enhancer of kinase suppressor of ras 1 isoform X6 encodes MEPVATWTPEKVATWLRGLDDSLQDYPFEGWELPGKYLLQLCPHSLEALTVWPLGHQELILQGVEQLQALSSGLQTQNLRSLTERLLEKTRALQSLVQDHLWSAEPPANVLSKAVELVHAAHTLLFWLNRYLFSHLNDFSACQEIGELCGELGQALQEDIPAAEKESKVLRICSHVAGICHHILSYSPYELLEQRAVLERVQLDDPLGLEIHTTSNCLHFVTQVGTQVPTNSGLQILPGDEIVQVNEQVVTPPQALGSPHLRTPLLTPQSPRSPSEDIFAFNLTSNPSPGPSSAWTAIFKPRPGGSTSLDPEACLPILPASPAKFPAGAAETQEPPEHPDESPVPGRKKSKGVATRLSRRRVSCRELGRPDCDGWLLLRKVASGFMGPRWRRCWFVLKGHTLYWYHQPQDEKAEGLINVSNYSLESGQDQKKKYVFQLTHDVYKPFIFAADTLADLSIVALRIKLHHMNENPLAYSKWKLPLRPICPSTDCYSETEAEDPDDEAGSRSASPSPARAWSPLRGDTSPVATPTQGSPRTSFGPLTDNSEGALEGMVWGLKQGGVSLLGQLQPLTHEQWRSSFMRRNQDPRLNERVHRVRALQSTLKAKLQELQALEEVLGDPELTGEKFRRWKEQNQELYSEGLGAWGVVRAESTSQVTASNSRIQSSQPMPSDPEEHSHLCSLTPESNRQPPGL; translated from the exons ATGGAGCCAGTAGCGACCTGGACCCCCGAGAAGGTGGCAACTTGGCTGAGAG GCCTTGATGATTCCCTGCAGGACTATCCCTTTGAGGGCTGGGAGCTACCTGGCAAGTACCTGCTCcagctctgtccccacagccttGAGGCTCTGACTGTGTGGCCTCTGGGCCACCAGGAGCTAATCCTGCAAGGGGTGGAACAGCTCCAGGCCCTA AGCTCCGGGCTACAGACACAGAACCTACGGAGCCTGACAGAGAGGCTGCTGGAGAAGACCCGTGCCCTCCAGAGCTTAGTGCAGGACCACCTGTGGAGTGCCGAGCCCCCAGCCAATGTCCTCAGCAAAGCTGTGGAGCTGGTGCATGCGGCCCATACCCTCCTCTTCTGGCTCAACAG GTACCTCTTCTCCCACTTAAACGACTTCTCAGCCTGCCAGGAGATTGGGGAGTTGTGTGGGGAGCTGGGCCAGGCCTTGCAGGAG gaCATTCCAGCGGCTGAGAAGGAGAGCAAAGTCCTGAGGAtt TGCAGCCACGTAGCTGGGATCTGCCACCACATCCTGAGCTACAGCCCCTATGAGCTGCTGGAACAGAGGGCCGTGCTAGAGCGCGTTCAGCTGGATGATCCTTTG GGCCTGGAAATCCACACCACCAGCAACTGCCTACACTTCGTGACCCAAGTAGGCACCCAG gtCCCCACCAACTCCGGGCTGCAGATCCTGCCTGGAGACGAGATTGTCCAGGTCAACGAGCAGGTGGTG ACCCCGCCTCAGGCCCTGGGCTCCCCACACCTGAGGACACCATTGCTGACCCCACAGTCTCCCAG GTCCCCATCTGAAGATATCTTTGCTTTCAACCTGACTTCAAACCCAAGTCCTGGACCCAGTTCTGCCTGGACAGCTATTTTCAAACCCCGACCAGGTG GTTCTACCTCCCTTGACCCTGAGGCCTGTCTGCCCATCCTCCCTGCGTCCCCAGCCAAATTCCCAGCAGGGGCAGCAGAGACCCAGGAGCCCCCAGAACACCCTGACGAG AGTCCTGTCCCTGGTCGGAAGAAATCAAAAG GCGTGGCGACGCGACTGAGCCGCCGGCGGGTGTCATGCCGGGAGCTGGGCCGGCCGGACTGCGACGGCTGGCTTCTGCTGCGCAAGGTGGCCAGTGGCTTCATGGGCCCACGCTGGCGCCGCTGCTGGTTTGTACTCAAGGGACACACACTCTACTGGTACCACCAGCCCCAG GATGAGAAGGCAGAGGGCCTCATCAATGTCTCCAACTACAGTCTGGAAAGTGGACAGgatcagaagaaaaaata TGTGTTCCAGCTCACCCATGATGTGTACAAACCCTTCATCTTCGCTGCTGATACCCTAGCAGATTTGAGCAT AGTTGCTCTGAGGATTAAATTACATCACATGAATGAAAATCCCCTGGCATACAGTAAATGGAAACTCCCCCTGAGACCCATTTGCCCCTCCACAG ACTGCTACAGTGAGACAGAAGCAGAAGACCCGGATGATGAGGCTGGCTCTCGCTCAGCTTCG cccagcccagcccgaGCTTGGAGTCCACTCCGTGGAGACACATCACCTGTAGccacccccacccagggcagCCCACGGACCTCCTTTGGCCCTCTAACAG ACAACAGTGAAGGGGCCCTGGAAGGAATGGTATGGGGGCTGAAGCAGGGTGGTGTGTCCCTCCTGGGCCAGCTGCAGCCTCTCACCCATGAACAATGGCGGAGCTCTTTCATGCGCCGCAACCAAGACCCCCGGCTCAATGAGCGAGTGCACCGTGTGCGGGCACTGCAGAGCACACTCAAG GCAAAACTGCAGGAGCTGCAGGCCTTGGAGGAAGTGCTAGGAGACCCTGAGCTGACCGGAGAGAAGTTCCGACGGTGGAAGGAACAGAACCAGGAGCTCTATTCAgagggcctgggggcctggggggtGGTACGGGCCGAGAGCACCTCCCAAGTCACAGCCTC